The DNA window AAACAGTgcgtacatttttatttttaaagggattaCTGTAGTCAAATCATTGGTGTGCAAAGAGGGTTGACTTCTGTTATGAAAAGTCATAGGCACAATTTCATTATATGCATTTTGGTAAAATAAGGAACTATAGCGCAGCTGTTAAGAGGAGCAATAGttaggcctttttaaaaaacaaaacaaaccaccatCTGCACCTTGGgtcaaaaataatatttaaaatatttcactaCTTGTCATACTATATCTGAACCCCAGGCAATTTATTACACAAGTAGTGCCCTTGCAAAGTATTTTATTTAAGCGGTGAACCTGAAAGGCAATACAAAAGGCAATACGGAGGCTCTTATCTGTATTTTATACTAAATTgtctctccacctcctcctctaaTAAATATCTATTTAATAACTGCACAAAAGTATTTCTCTTAGAGcaagtaattatttttttaaatcctgtagaCTTAAAATTGACCTACTCCATATGCTATGAAACATTAGGCACAGACCACAtactttacattttctttttaaaaaaaatacaatatgtGCAAGCTAGGTTCACACAAAGGATTGGCAGCTACAACAGTAAGCTATTCAGACCCCACAGAAAagttattttccatttaaaaaaatttcaattcACTGAGCAGTGATGTTACACTGCTGTGTGTGGTTATCATATTTGCATTAGGATTATTTGTGTAACCGTTAAAGGAAAAGCTTTAATACATCCTAAAGGACATCACATCAATATTGTGTGCTAATTCAGCAGGATCTAGAGAACAAAGTTTGTAAAACTTATTAGAATATGGTGAGTGCAAGCATCAATCTAGTAAAAATAGCCAGAATTTTCTGAAGAAGAAGTTATTTGAAATTATGTTTATCTGACAGGCTCCTTCATTAACTAAGTCGCTTCTGAATAATGGAACCCAGGGTGCAGGGCATGTAAAAAATGGAAATGGGGGGGTCGGGGGAAGCAGGCTTTGTGGAAGCTGCACTagaaatgcaaaaaaataaaactttaactTTATCCAAAAAGTGTACCCATCCGTTTCTTTAATTTGTATGGGGGGTCCGGGGGGAGGGGTTTAGAGGATATTTGTACAACTGAAAATAGTACAAAACACAAGCAAAGACTATGTGCAGCTGATTGTTACATTCCAACATTTATTATGCACCCTCTGTTGATATCATTTATGAAGAGCCACCCACTGTgtttaaaaaagtttattttaatgCGAGAGACTACTGTATATCTTGCCACATATATGACAATTTTtctacaaggaaaaaaaaattaataagtcACTAATTTATCCTAAGGGGGGCCTGCTTTGAAGTGCCTGTTATTTCATGCCTTGCGGAAGATATGAGATATTGATTTCTTTCATCTTCTGTTAAATTTCTGTCATACCACCACACAATTTCACACGATCCATATTCAAAATAATTTGTGTACCCTTTCAGTGCCCTTTAATAACAACCTTTTCCTTTATTACGAATCACTTCCAAACCCACATCTCATGTCATAGGAGCTATTCAAGTAAATATTTCTGTTGTGGCAAATTTCCAGATGTATCAAATGCTATCCAAACTCAGTGTCAGATTgcatttcattagttgtcccagtTTTCTTTAAATGGAGCAGGAATTAGCCCGTTTTCTAGGTTTGGGGTCCCGTACATCCTTGTCTTTTAAACACATACAAGATGAACATATTGTCTCTGACAGTCTCCGGAGTCCCAGCCTGAAAACACTGTTGGAGAGGCTATATATCACACAGTTGCAGAAACTATTGCTTATAGCAAGCCATGTTGTTAAGAAGGAAAGTGCTGGATTATCCAGCACcctagagctctccagcagaaaGTATATGATATAGGGGAGCCAAAGCATGTAAAACACACTGGTTATCCGAAATAAAACCATGGCATAGCGGCGGTCAGGGCTGTGCCCAGTCTCTCCAGCAGCATCCACTTCATGGCTAGGAAAACGAGCTCTCCGGTCATTTATCTCTTTGGTGTGCTGCCGGCAAATTTTGAAGATGTGGAAATATGTGAAGCAGATTACCAAAGCAGCTGGAGCATATAGTAAGCACACAATAAAGCCAGTAAAATAAGCATTGGTGAGCCAGGAGATAGCACACCATTCAAAAATATCACCATGGTAACCAGGTTTTCCCCAACCAAAAAAGGAAGGTAAGAAGATCAGACAAGAGTATATCCAGATCAAAATGATACAGATTCTCAAGCGACAAGGAGTGACCAGTTGATTATAGGAGAGAGGTTTTGTAATAGCAAGATAGCGGTCAACACTGATGCAAGCAAGACATGCCATGGAGACACTCTTCAGCACAGAGATGATATATCCAAAAACCTGACAAGTCAAGGACTCATGGACACCTGTAGAGTAGTGAAGCAATGATAATGTAGGAACCAGGCAGCTAACTCCAACAAAAAGATCAGCATAGGCCATGGTCTGAATAAAATAGCTGGTGGTATAATGATGTAAAAGCGGAGCACAGTGAAAGACAAATATTACAGTTAAATTACCAGCAATAATTAAAAATGTTAGCAAAACAATAACGATTGTCTCAAGGATGCAGATGTCGACTGCATTGTAGTGGCCAAATCCTAACGGACAAGAGAGATGCTCAGATACATTCACAATGCTACTGCTCATGTTCAGAGTCCTCCATTCAGTCCATCTGGAGTGGTTCATGGTTTGGGATTAGGGAACTCTGCAATCAGAGCTATGATGAGCAGGTGACCTGCCCAACATCAGCTAAACTCTGCTTCAGAGTCTCATGATCTCTTTTTGTAGACACGGCCAGCGCTTCTCTCAGGGAGGTTACAGTCTCATCGCTGTTGATGTCTCTTCAGCATCAATGCAACACTTTGACACACCTTAGtttgaggaaagaaaaaaaaagccagaaagaagaaaaaaggccACTGACAGGTTTCCTCCGGTGCTCTTGATCCATCTTTATCAAACACAAGGCACTTCTAAAGAAAACAGGTTCTTTTTACTGTATTTGTGGAcgatgaaaataaaaacaaacaaacaaacaaggcagaggagggggagagacaggAAAAAGTCAATTGCCTCAAAAGAAATTCTGTGATTGTTTTTTCCTGAGAAAGGCAGTTTCTTTGGAATTAGCtagaaaaatacaaataataaaaagaggAAAATGTCTCAATACAACACAGGTTTCATGAATCAGCAATCTTTAGAAACGAATTAATATTTtatgttaatttaaataattaaaccACAAAATGTCTGGAAAACCAAGGAAAAGTTCACTGTATTGTGCTGTGTCTTTTGGCTCCGTTCAGGAGATCTTTGCTTCATATATTCTATTCATTAGAGAGGTAAGGAAAACATTTCTGTCCAGGGCAATTCCAATAGACTCACCACAGTTTGTGTATGAATAATGAATTTTATTTGGAGGGAGAAGGGTATGAGGAAAGCCAGGTTTGTCCTCTGACTCCCAGGAAGGAAAACATACATCTATCTGTACACTGAGGAAGATCATgtgtaatcacttaaaaatcagaaaaatgtaaGCACAAAATTTTGGAGCTTTAAGTCAGTATTCAAAACTCTTTTAAACAGTTACGGTCCACTACAACTATCAATGTCAGCAGCACAATCCAAGGTCCTCACAGACAAAATAAATCCTTCTTGCATTTCATTTCAGCAGTGATaatcaaaaataattttcttcagAAATAATGCCATATCTGCTACAGTGGATCAGTACAGTGAAGTTCATGGGTATATCCATGATATTTCTCACCTCTCTAGCAACACCTGAATCCTTTCACAAGCTCCATACAACAAGAACAGAAACTTCCATCTGCATTCTGCTGTGAAGCTAATGAAATGCTGATCAGACTAGAAAAGCTGCCATTGTTTACTCCATTATTCTGTCATTCAGCTTCATCTTCTAggctgccacagactttctgttttTATTAGACAATTAGCATGATAAATCACTGCTTTAAAAACCAGATCTTCTAATAGCTGGACATTACCTGTTAATTGTATTTGCGGTTATGGAGCAGCCATATGTTAAAGAAAGCCTCTTCTGTATTCATTTTTGAGTAACTGCTTGATTAGTGCAAGGACCATTAGCTTGGTTACTAAATGTACacagtcttgttttaaaaaaaacccagaaatacTAAAAATATCTTTAATCCTAGAATTCCTGAGATTAGGAAGAGGCAGACAAGAACGAATCAATCCAAATAAAAAGATTTCCAAGGTCATGTAGATATTATATTAGCATT is part of the Mauremys mutica isolate MM-2020 ecotype Southern chromosome 8, ASM2049712v1, whole genome shotgun sequence genome and encodes:
- the GPR52 gene encoding G-protein coupled receptor 52 gives rise to the protein MNHSRWTEWRTLNMSSSIVNVSEHLSCPLGFGHYNAVDICILETIVIVLLTFLIIAGNLTVIFVFHCAPLLHHYTTSYFIQTMAYADLFVGVSCLVPTLSLLHYSTGVHESLTCQVFGYIISVLKSVSMACLACISVDRYLAITKPLSYNQLVTPCRLRICIILIWIYSCLIFLPSFFGWGKPGYHGDIFEWCAISWLTNAYFTGFIVCLLYAPAALVICFTYFHIFKICRQHTKEINDRRARFPSHEVDAAGETGHSPDRRYAMVLFRITSVFYMLWLPYIIYFLLESSRVLDNPALSFLTTWLAISNSFCNCVIYSLSNSVFRLGLRRLSETICSSCMCLKDKDVRDPKPRKRANSCSI